Below is a genomic region from Chloroflexota bacterium.
CGTACATCGGTGCTCAGGGCATTCCTTGAGCCTCAATCAGGACTGATCCCACGATAGCCGGTTGGTGTAGAGTCATTCCCGTTGACCTATCGGGATTGGATGGCACTCGTCAAGTACGAAGTGCAGAAATGAAATCAAAGTCAGACAGTCGACAGCATCTTCTAAGTCGCGCTGCCACTTCACTCTCGGTGTATGAGCGATTGGGTTGCGGAACATCTGAAACGAGCCAAGTATCAAGTTCATGAATCCGTCGTGTTCATTTTGTTCGGTCTGGCTACCAAGAGAATTGATGACCAGTCTGGGTAAGCCGTTCTTCGGACGCTCAAAGGATTGTTTTGCCAGATTAACGCCGTCGATCTTCAGTCCGGTCTTTTCCCTAATCCTCTCCGCTAACCCCTTGGCTGCCTCAAATACGGCGTGGAAGTAGTTCTCCTGCATGTACTCTGACTTGCAATACTTTTGAACTTCAGGGTGAACCCGACGACTGGAAAATTTATTTGTAACTGCCGTAACTCTCCGCTCAGCCTCCGACAGGGTGCGTGTCTCCACGACTCGGTAAAAATGGCCGTCATCTCTGTATTCGTATCCGGAAAACCTGAGAATACGGTTGATGTCATCACAGAACTCCGCGAATTTATCAGGATTTCCGGCGTAGAGGACAAGATCGTATAGAGTCCGAACCAGATGAAGAACTCCCTGCCCGCCGTTCTGCTTATACATCACCTCCACTGCGTACAGTAATCGCTCTTTTTTGGACGAGCCTATTATGTAGTAGTCTCGACCTGCTTGTAGACCTGACTTTCTGAAGCTCGCTTCCTGTGGGGAAGGTTCTGGAGTTGGCTCAACGATATTAAGCTCTCTGAACTTTCGGTCCAACACTCTATGAGTCACCTCGTCGCTCACAAGTCGATCTGCTATCTGTTCCAGTTGCGCGGACGTGAAGGAAATTCGCCTGGAAGTCTCTGAGTGGCTGTTGGTCATATCCTCTCCTGGCTGTATTGCTCTGCTACCCTAAATTAGTCGCACTGTCCCAACTATCCGTCCTCGAAGGCGCCCCTGGAAGGATTCGTATCTGAGAAGAACGTTGTGAGGTGAATGGCAAAGGGAAGCACTACGACAATGACAAATAGAATGACGGCGATTCCAACCAGTATAGGCAAATACCCGGAAGCATCGCCTTCAGTTTTGGTCAACGATAATCCCCAAATGGAATAGCCTATCCATCCCTATTCGATGGACATAACGTGATCTTTCTCTTAGTGCGCTATGATCCTGACGCGGTGCGTTCTCTTGTGGATGAGTGCAACGCATGATCAGTCGAGAAAATATATCATCTATGTAGTCCGTCTCACTCCCATGCGTTTGCAGCGCGTCCCTTCTGGTGACAAGGGTACTTGGGATTACCTCTGGCGACAATTGAGACGCTCTAACTTTTGCTCCGCCCCACTGGCATGTTATTGAACCGCCCTTGACAACCTGGGTTTTAAAACTGCGCCTTTCAATGCCATGATTAGGAGCGGCTTCTATCGCGCAGGCCCTATTCTATCCAACCGATGACGATCATCAAAACCAAGAACTCGGTTATTACCGACAGCGTGAATGGCGGATCACCGCGGACTACTCTGTGAACGGATCTCCTCGCGGTCGAAGCCTTCAAGACAAAGAGAAGGAGCTGCTTCTCGAACTCGACCAGTTCTTTTGGGGAAAGCGGGCACATTCCAGCAGGGCACATCGCCGCGTTGACGAAGCCCTCGTTCTGGCGCAACCTACGCTCGGCGAGTTGATGGCTATGGTTAGGCGTTTGATCGTACCTGATGACTTTGCCGATAAAGCCAAGAGAACCTTCGGAGACCGTGTAACTGCGATAAGTCAGCTGGAAGAATGCCAATAGTGGGGCTTTCGACCGGCTTTGTACAGAAATGGAAGCTAGCACAGAAATTGGGTTTTGCATGAATAGTCGGGAGAGTCACCTTTACAATTGTCTGTTTCACAGAAAGTCCGACTCCTTAATCGCAGCCAATTCTTGAAGTCCGGGTGATGAGAATTAAAGACGATTTCATAGATCGTCTTAGCAGATAAAGGAATACATTGATAGCTGTACCGGCACACGGTATAATAATTTCATGATCCGTT
It encodes:
- a CDS encoding TIGR02391 family protein; the encoded protein is MTNSHSETSRRISFTSAQLEQIADRLVSDEVTHRVLDRKFRELNIVEPTPEPSPQEASFRKSGLQAGRDYYIIGSSKKERLLYAVEVMYKQNGGQGVLHLVRTLYDLVLYAGNPDKFAEFCDDINRILRFSGYEYRDDGHFYRVVETRTLSEAERRVTAVTNKFSSRRVHPEVQKYCKSEYMQENYFHAVFEAAKGLAERIREKTGLKIDGVNLAKQSFERPKNGLPRLVINSLGSQTEQNEHDGFMNLILGSFQMFRNPIAHTPRVKWQRDLEDAVDCLTLISFLHFVLDECHPIPIGQRE